In Sphingobacterium thalpophilum, a genomic segment contains:
- a CDS encoding peptide-N-glycosidase F-related protein: MNIRPILTLFCFFICHHVFAQQGTKSHVVTHQRKTILCDAQKGENSYPAWGVFPKENYPIRKVTMFVTLGSPDSLRTAHWDYLDHIVLRRKGGKNGPALNYELGRMLTPYGSIYNKGWSWKWQVDVTDFAPFLRDSVEIVYTHSGFEDKTVGWALTVDFEILSGPPVVTPLGITTLWNKAYKYGDVNEKIAENLLPITYTSSAGAALSRIRIQHTGHGMDKPRGCSEFCSRWRELTFDGKTVDKRDMWKKCGGNPLYPQGGTWVHDRAYWCPGDLQQPDFIDVFTKVGTHQIALQMEPYTATDNVQAVENISAYLFQYSAPKQKVDVAVESIMVPSDEQRFSRLKPASVGPRISFRNLGAEPIRTVEIVYGTKGFPARTFHWKGNLSFNQVAEVILPGEIQERDQENVFTVSLLKPNGKSDAWPIDNKAESVFNALQLFPTDFVLEFMTNNKPADNRIFLINAKQDTVFRKNGAQLAAATMYRDTLHLNEGNHSLSLADTAGNGLQFWAQPENGDGHLRIFDLKGNLIHAFESDCGNGEMFSFHAKRGFETGLSSTQYAFSLYPRSVVDKTQLSVVSNEPSEMTVLFMVDGVLWQKHEYKSIQQAVLNYDVSHLPSGRIIVEVLMDGISQFKGRINKR, from the coding sequence ATGAATATAAGACCTATACTAACCCTATTTTGCTTTTTTATCTGCCATCATGTTTTTGCACAACAAGGCACAAAAAGCCACGTCGTTACACATCAACGGAAAACCATTCTATGTGATGCACAGAAAGGCGAGAATTCTTACCCGGCTTGGGGAGTATTTCCAAAAGAAAATTATCCTATACGAAAGGTTACTATGTTTGTTACGCTGGGGAGCCCGGATAGTTTGCGCACGGCGCATTGGGACTATTTGGATCACATCGTATTACGTCGTAAAGGAGGGAAAAATGGACCAGCACTAAATTATGAATTAGGAAGAATGCTTACGCCATATGGTAGTATTTACAATAAGGGATGGAGTTGGAAGTGGCAGGTCGATGTAACTGATTTTGCTCCTTTCTTAAGGGATAGCGTGGAAATTGTCTATACTCATTCTGGTTTTGAGGACAAGACTGTGGGATGGGCACTTACCGTAGATTTTGAAATTTTATCAGGTCCACCAGTTGTTACCCCATTGGGAATAACAACGCTGTGGAATAAAGCCTATAAATATGGGGATGTCAACGAAAAGATAGCAGAAAATCTACTGCCAATAACATATACCTCGAGTGCGGGAGCAGCATTGAGCCGAATACGCATTCAGCATACAGGGCATGGTATGGATAAACCACGTGGCTGTAGCGAATTCTGTAGCCGGTGGCGCGAACTAACCTTCGATGGAAAGACTGTGGACAAACGTGATATGTGGAAGAAATGTGGGGGTAATCCACTTTATCCACAAGGCGGGACCTGGGTACATGACCGCGCATATTGGTGTCCTGGAGATTTACAGCAGCCTGATTTTATTGATGTATTTACTAAAGTTGGTACCCATCAAATTGCCTTACAGATGGAACCTTATACAGCGACTGATAATGTGCAGGCTGTCGAAAATATATCCGCTTACTTGTTTCAATATTCTGCCCCTAAGCAAAAAGTTGATGTTGCCGTTGAGTCAATAATGGTTCCAAGTGATGAACAGCGTTTTTCTCGATTAAAGCCGGCGAGTGTTGGCCCAAGGATCTCTTTCAGAAATTTAGGTGCTGAGCCGATTCGTACCGTAGAAATTGTTTATGGCACGAAGGGATTCCCTGCCAGAACTTTTCATTGGAAAGGTAATCTTTCTTTTAATCAGGTTGCAGAAGTTATACTGCCTGGAGAAATACAAGAAAGAGATCAGGAGAATGTATTTACGGTATCACTTCTAAAACCGAATGGCAAGTCGGATGCGTGGCCTATAGACAATAAGGCGGAAAGCGTCTTTAACGCGCTGCAGCTATTTCCCACTGATTTTGTTTTGGAGTTTATGACCAATAATAAACCGGCGGATAATCGTATATTTCTAATTAATGCAAAGCAGGATACGGTCTTTCGCAAAAATGGCGCCCAACTGGCTGCGGCAACGATGTATAGAGATACTTTACACCTTAATGAGGGAAACCACTCACTCTCTTTGGCCGATACCGCAGGTAACGGACTGCAGTTTTGGGCACAACCTGAAAATGGTGATGGCCATTTACGAATCTTCGATTTGAAAGGAAACCTTATTCATGCTTTTGAAAGCGATTGTGGAAATGGCGAAATGTTTAGTTTCCATGCTAAACGTGGATTTGAGACGGGGCTAAGTTCAACGCAATATGCCTTCTCGCTTTATCCAAGGTCGGTTGTGGATAAGACTCAACTAAGCGTAGTTTCCAATGAACCGAGTGAGATGACTGTGCTTTTTATGGTTGATGGCGTTTTGTGGCAAAAACACGAATACAAATCCATTCAACAGGCTGTGCTGAATTATGATGTGAGTCATTTACCATCAGGAAGAATAATCGTAGAAGTTTTGATGGATGGTATTAGCCAGTTTAAAGGACGAATAAATAAAAGATAA
- a CDS encoding ABC transporter ATP-binding protein, with protein sequence MESILPLIRIVDLKKSYGEKEILKGINLDIFPGQVIGYIGPNGAGKSTTVRILTGLIEDFTGTVEINGINIQKDPLAVKALLGYVPENAELYDVLTPMEYLDFVGKLYGMEDKVIQERSLKLLAAFGLESNVNNRMDTFSKGMRQKVLLISGIIHNPQIIVLDEPLSGLDANAVIFVKELISLLAKEGKTIFYCSHMMDVVEKVSDRILLINQGSIIADGTIEELKTDPNESLEHIFAKLTNTGSSALDASNIITAIQ encoded by the coding sequence ATGGAAAGTATATTACCTCTCATCCGGATTGTTGACCTAAAAAAATCATACGGAGAAAAAGAAATATTGAAAGGAATCAACCTCGACATATTCCCAGGTCAAGTTATCGGATATATTGGCCCAAATGGTGCCGGCAAATCCACTACTGTTAGAATATTAACAGGACTTATCGAGGACTTCACAGGCACTGTAGAAATAAATGGCATCAATATTCAAAAAGATCCACTTGCAGTAAAAGCATTATTGGGATATGTTCCCGAAAACGCAGAATTATATGATGTACTGACTCCCATGGAATACCTGGATTTTGTAGGTAAACTCTATGGAATGGAAGATAAAGTCATTCAGGAACGTTCCTTAAAACTGTTAGCGGCGTTTGGCCTTGAATCTAATGTAAATAATAGGATGGATACCTTCTCCAAAGGAATGCGTCAAAAAGTACTTTTAATTTCAGGAATTATTCATAACCCACAAATTATCGTGCTGGATGAACCATTATCTGGACTCGATGCTAATGCTGTTATCTTTGTTAAAGAACTTATCTCATTACTTGCAAAAGAAGGGAAAACAATTTTCTATTGTTCACATATGATGGACGTTGTTGAAAAAGTATCTGATCGAATCTTACTGATAAACCAGGGGAGCATCATTGCGGATGGTACGATTGAGGAACTAAAAACAGATCCTAACGAATCATTGGAGCATATATTTGCTAAATTAACCAATACGGGCAGCAGCGCATTGGACGCTTCCAATATCATTACAGCAATTCAATAA
- a CDS encoding AraC family transcriptional regulator, whose protein sequence is MMNLSFESQKIKHKEKLELNKTGFDFALVYIAEGTLVSKGNNLKFSKENLLFLNKDFETLETKKDTTAFVLYFSNSYFKDLHFIQQNFRLTHNPVDIFNSKTLLNKSLSLKKENKKLIERVISLIQQYESEDEAASIFIFHQTMSLFALVENILTDLELPINESYELSQEIEQYIQQNIYFPDKLQIKSIADQFQISANYFGAFFKKRYSKSYKVYIDDIRIKLIEERLASNRYTMKQIVEELGFNDESHLTNFYKKKRNITPSSYKRAKNSA, encoded by the coding sequence ATGATGAATTTATCTTTCGAATCTCAAAAAATCAAGCATAAAGAAAAATTAGAACTCAATAAAACGGGTTTTGATTTTGCGTTAGTTTATATAGCCGAAGGCACACTCGTATCGAAAGGGAATAATTTAAAATTTTCCAAAGAGAATTTACTTTTTTTGAATAAAGATTTCGAAACACTTGAGACAAAAAAAGATACAACTGCATTTGTACTCTATTTCTCCAACTCCTACTTTAAAGATCTGCACTTTATACAACAAAATTTTAGACTTACTCACAACCCGGTTGATATCTTTAACTCGAAGACATTGTTAAATAAGAGCCTATCCCTTAAAAAGGAAAATAAAAAACTGATCGAGCGGGTAATTTCGCTAATTCAACAATATGAGAGTGAAGATGAAGCGGCATCAATTTTTATATTCCACCAGACAATGTCCCTTTTCGCTTTAGTAGAAAATATATTGACAGATCTGGAGCTACCTATTAACGAGTCTTATGAATTGTCTCAAGAGATCGAGCAATACATACAGCAAAATATCTATTTCCCGGATAAATTACAAATCAAGTCGATTGCAGATCAGTTCCAAATTTCAGCAAATTATTTTGGGGCCTTTTTTAAAAAAAGATATTCAAAAAGCTACAAAGTGTATATAGACGATATTCGTATTAAACTAATTGAGGAGCGACTAGCATCCAATAGATACACGATGAAACAAATTGTAGAAGAACTCGGATTTAATGATGAAAGTCACCTAACCAATTTCTATAAGAAGAAAAGAAATATTACACCCAGCTCTTATAAAAGAGCTAAAAATAGTGCTTAA
- a CDS encoding SDR family oxidoreductase, translating into MLKENALKGKRILITGGGTGLGKAMTDYFLELGASCLITSRKDDVIQHTANELSEKYQAKCLAVAGDVRNYEDVERVVSCGYEHFGGIDILINNAAGNFISPTERLSHRAFESVIGIVLQGSINYTLALGKRWIEANEHNKAILSIVTTYAWTGSGYVVPSATAKAGVLALTRSLAVEWGKKGIRLNAIAPGPFQTSGAMERLLPGELGELLSPAKRIPLGRLGKLEELANLAAYLVSDYASYINGDVITIDGGEWLKGAGEFNGLDIIPEDQWDAIEQMTRNAKST; encoded by the coding sequence ATGTTAAAGGAAAACGCGTTAAAAGGAAAACGAATTTTGATTACGGGTGGTGGTACAGGCCTCGGAAAAGCCATGACAGATTACTTTCTCGAGCTTGGCGCCTCTTGCCTGATCACGAGCCGTAAAGATGATGTTATACAGCATACAGCGAACGAATTGTCGGAAAAATATCAGGCGAAATGTCTTGCAGTAGCTGGAGATGTCCGAAATTATGAGGATGTCGAGCGCGTCGTTTCCTGTGGATATGAACATTTTGGCGGGATAGATATACTCATAAACAATGCTGCCGGAAATTTTATCTCCCCTACCGAACGTTTAAGCCACCGCGCCTTCGAATCTGTTATTGGTATCGTTCTCCAAGGTAGTATAAACTATACCCTAGCACTGGGCAAGCGTTGGATTGAGGCCAACGAACATAATAAAGCTATACTAAGTATCGTCACAACCTATGCTTGGACGGGTTCTGGCTACGTTGTTCCTTCTGCAACAGCTAAAGCCGGAGTTCTTGCATTAACTCGATCGTTAGCCGTTGAATGGGGAAAAAAAGGGATAAGACTCAATGCTATAGCTCCGGGTCCATTCCAAACTTCAGGTGCCATGGAACGGCTACTTCCAGGTGAATTAGGCGAACTTCTCTCGCCTGCCAAACGTATCCCCTTGGGCCGCTTGGGCAAACTGGAGGAATTGGCCAACCTCGCGGCCTATCTGGTATCCGATTACGCCAGTTATATCAACGGTGATGTTATCACGATAGATGGCGGCGAGTGGCTTAAGGGAGCAGGTGAGTTCAATGGATTGGATATTATTCCTGAAGATCAATGGGATGCTATTGAACAGATGACCAGAAATGCAAAAAGCACCTGA
- the tsf gene encoding translation elongation factor Ts, with protein sequence MSVQISASDVNKLRQQTGAGMMDCKKALVESNGDFEAAVDYLRKKGAKVAASRQDRDSNEGVIIAKATADGKSGIVVEVNCETDFVAKNADFVAFAEKIADVALNSKPTSLEELKGLELDGKNIADLLIEQTGVIGEKIDVSKYETITAEKVIAYIHGNYRLGVLVGLSADAAGAEEAGKDVAMQIAAMNPIAIDKDGVDQNTIEREIAIAKEQIIAEGKPAEMAEKIAQGKLNKFFKDTTLLNQEFVKDSSKNIAQFLDSVSKGLTVTAFKRVQLGA encoded by the coding sequence ATGTCAGTACAAATTTCTGCATCAGATGTGAACAAATTGCGTCAACAAACTGGCGCTGGTATGATGGATTGTAAAAAAGCTTTAGTTGAGTCTAATGGTGACTTTGAAGCTGCTGTAGATTACTTGCGTAAAAAAGGCGCTAAAGTAGCTGCTAGCCGTCAAGATCGCGACTCTAACGAAGGTGTTATCATCGCTAAAGCTACTGCTGATGGTAAATCAGGTATCGTAGTTGAAGTTAATTGTGAAACTGACTTCGTAGCTAAAAACGCAGACTTCGTTGCTTTCGCTGAAAAAATTGCAGACGTTGCATTAAACAGTAAACCTACTTCTTTGGAAGAATTAAAAGGTTTGGAACTTGATGGCAAAAACATCGCTGATTTATTAATCGAGCAAACTGGTGTAATTGGCGAGAAAATTGACGTTTCTAAATACGAAACTATCACTGCTGAAAAGGTTATCGCTTATATTCACGGTAACTACCGTTTAGGTGTATTAGTAGGTCTTTCTGCAGATGCTGCTGGTGCTGAAGAAGCAGGTAAAGATGTAGCAATGCAAATTGCCGCAATGAACCCTATCGCAATTGACAAAGATGGTGTTGATCAAAACACAATCGAGCGTGAAATCGCTATTGCTAAAGAGCAAATCATTGCTGAAGGTAAACCTGCTGAAATGGCTGAGAAAATCGCTCAAGGTAAATTGAATAAATTCTTCAAAGACACAACTTTGTTAAACCAAGAATTCGTAAAAGATTCTTCTAAAAACATCGCTCAATTCTTAGATTCAGTTTCCAAAGGATTAACTGTAACTGCTTTCAAACGCGTACAATTGGGCGCATAA
- the rpsB gene encoding 30S ribosomal protein S2 produces MARTTYQDLLDAGVHFGHLTRKWDPKMAKYIFMERNGIHIIDLNKTLTKLEEAASAIKQIVKSGRKVLFVATKKQAKEIIAQQAKEVNMPFVTERWLGGMLTNFATVRKSIKKMSNIDKMQKDGTYDVLSKKEKLMIQRERIKLENLLGGIADLNRLPAALFIIDVKKEHIAVSEAMKLNIPTFAMVDTNSDPSNIDFPIPANDDASKSISLIAGIIGQAIQEGLDERKRDKEEEAEKDAAAAKAKVDNSDASEAKRPRKAKDGE; encoded by the coding sequence ATGGCAAGAACTACTTATCAAGATTTATTGGATGCAGGTGTGCACTTTGGTCACCTTACACGTAAATGGGATCCGAAAATGGCTAAGTACATTTTCATGGAACGCAACGGTATCCACATCATTGACTTGAACAAAACTCTTACGAAATTAGAAGAAGCTGCTTCAGCTATCAAACAAATCGTAAAATCAGGTCGCAAAGTTTTATTCGTCGCTACGAAAAAACAAGCAAAAGAGATCATCGCACAACAAGCAAAAGAGGTTAATATGCCTTTTGTAACTGAGCGTTGGTTAGGTGGTATGCTTACAAACTTCGCTACAGTTCGTAAGTCTATCAAAAAAATGTCTAACATTGACAAAATGCAAAAAGATGGTACATATGATGTATTGTCTAAAAAAGAGAAGTTGATGATTCAACGTGAGCGTATCAAATTAGAAAACCTTTTAGGAGGTATCGCTGATTTGAACCGTTTACCAGCTGCTTTATTCATCATCGATGTGAAAAAAGAACACATCGCTGTTTCTGAAGCAATGAAATTGAACATCCCTACTTTTGCAATGGTAGATACAAACTCTGATCCTTCAAACATTGATTTCCCAATCCCAGCAAATGATGACGCTAGTAAATCTATTAGTTTAATCGCCGGTATCATTGGTCAAGCAATCCAAGAAGGTTTGGACGAGCGCAAACGCGACAAAGAAGAAGAAGCTGAAAAAGATGCTGCTGCTGCTAAAGCAAAAGTTGATAATAGTGATGCTTCAGAAGCTAAACGTCCTCGCAAAGCGAAAGACGGAGAATAA
- the rpsI gene encoding 30S ribosomal protein S9 encodes MSTTNTSGRRKTAVARIYLTAGSGNIIINGKDYKEYFPTLPLQYIATQSLNVAGELANFDVKVNVNGGGVKGQAEAVRLAIAKALVELNPEVKPALRAKGLVTRDDRMVERKKPGRRKARRRFQFSKR; translated from the coding sequence ATGTCAACAACTAACACTTCAGGAAGAAGAAAAACTGCTGTTGCCCGCATTTACTTAACTGCTGGTAGCGGAAACATTATCATAAACGGTAAAGACTACAAAGAGTATTTCCCAACATTACCTTTGCAATACATCGCTACACAGTCATTGAACGTAGCTGGTGAATTAGCAAACTTTGATGTAAAAGTAAACGTTAACGGAGGTGGTGTTAAAGGTCAAGCAGAAGCTGTTCGCTTAGCGATCGCAAAAGCTTTGGTTGAGCTTAACCCAGAAGTTAAACCTGCATTACGCGCTAAAGGTTTAGTAACACGTGATGACCGCATGGTTGAACGTAAGAAACCAGGACGTCGTAAAGCTCGTAGAAGATTCCAATTCAGTAAACGTTAA
- the rplM gene encoding 50S ribosomal protein L13 → MNTLSYKTVSANKNTVNKEWIVVDAEGEILGRLASNIAKVIRGKHKPTFTPHVDCGDNVIVINADKIKLTGNKLGDKVYVRYTGYPGGQRFVSPKELMAKFPERIIEKAVRGMLPKNRLGRQLFKNLYVYAGTEHKHEAQNPKPVKF, encoded by the coding sequence GTGAATACGTTAAGTTACAAAACTGTCTCTGCCAACAAGAACACCGTTAACAAAGAGTGGATCGTTGTTGACGCTGAAGGAGAGATTTTGGGGCGTTTGGCGAGCAACATCGCGAAAGTAATTCGTGGTAAGCATAAGCCTACATTCACCCCACACGTAGACTGTGGAGATAACGTGATTGTTATCAATGCAGACAAAATTAAATTGACAGGAAACAAATTAGGCGACAAAGTTTACGTACGCTACACTGGATACCCAGGTGGTCAACGTTTCGTTTCTCCTAAAGAGTTAATGGCTAAATTTCCTGAACGCATTATTGAAAAAGCTGTTCGTGGTATGCTTCCTAAAAACCGTTTAGGTCGTCAATTGTTTAAAAACCTTTACGTTTATGCTGGTACTGAGCACAAGCATGAAGCACAAAATCCAAAACCAGTTAAATTTTAA
- a CDS encoding tetratricopeptide repeat protein produces the protein MRLNFLDKRFFLSFIGLLLVALGSLKAQSSDNKPKPYDARLKNVQEILKQGKIGPGMDSLDAIIADYPQADDIYFTKAILLAQMRNQDGAIEAIKEALNIQSKPEYLSFAVDAFKSKNDADSALIYLDKLIDRDDNNTASLKRERIMLLFNGGYKDVALEYFYKTKEIAVASDTLDMVGSVLLNDAGNYKAVIDLLKPWADKGTSLAQVYGQLAQAYNLSKNSKLALDYINKGIQTTKEDFLYFDLADLYRFDKKLKLSFDALKQGFQSKKVDFADKNRIIMTLLNPKGPYTKDQLLELVNILVEVHPRIAESHMAKGQVLWLRDDKSAAQSSLAVAVSMNPYQIDAWRMLMSLDMDKGEFDQAIAHGGEALHYVANNATILYFTSMAYLMKKDMENSRKFMEAALNNAQDESPFLQANIYGGLGDIYNSLQMYKASDAAYIEAIRLDSTNVTAMNNLAYYLSLRKERLDEATKYAEMATKLQPNNGTFEDTYAWVLFANGKYDDALVWIQKALKNTNPQTAVLLEHYGDILIKLGKTTDAVKQWNLALEKGADTEEGKLKLKKKIETKSYVE, from the coding sequence ATGAGATTGAATTTTTTAGATAAACGATTTTTTTTAAGTTTTATTGGTTTACTCCTAGTAGCACTGGGCTCATTAAAGGCGCAATCTTCGGATAATAAGCCTAAACCTTACGATGCACGACTCAAAAACGTACAGGAAATATTGAAGCAAGGAAAAATTGGCCCCGGGATGGATTCTTTGGATGCTATAATCGCAGATTACCCACAAGCCGATGACATCTATTTTACAAAGGCAATTCTTCTTGCGCAGATGAGAAATCAAGATGGAGCGATCGAAGCTATAAAAGAAGCGCTGAATATTCAGTCGAAGCCGGAATATCTAAGTTTTGCTGTAGATGCATTTAAAAGTAAAAACGACGCGGATAGTGCTTTAATCTATCTCGATAAGTTGATAGATCGAGATGACAATAATACTGCCTCACTAAAACGGGAGCGTATCATGCTCCTTTTCAATGGTGGGTACAAGGATGTGGCTTTGGAGTATTTCTATAAAACCAAAGAGATCGCTGTCGCTTCTGATACATTGGACATGGTTGGCAGTGTGTTGTTAAATGATGCCGGTAATTATAAAGCTGTCATTGATCTTTTGAAGCCCTGGGCAGACAAAGGGACTTCGCTGGCTCAAGTGTATGGACAATTAGCGCAAGCCTATAATCTTTCCAAAAACTCGAAGCTTGCATTGGACTACATTAATAAAGGAATTCAGACGACAAAAGAGGATTTTCTTTATTTCGATTTGGCTGATCTCTATCGATTTGATAAAAAGCTGAAATTATCTTTTGATGCACTTAAGCAAGGATTTCAATCTAAGAAAGTTGATTTTGCAGATAAGAATCGGATTATAATGACCTTGTTGAATCCGAAAGGTCCCTATACAAAAGACCAACTTTTGGAATTGGTGAATATCTTGGTTGAAGTTCATCCACGTATTGCCGAAAGCCATATGGCAAAGGGACAAGTGTTATGGTTGAGAGACGATAAGTCCGCTGCTCAAAGTTCACTAGCGGTAGCCGTGAGTATGAACCCCTACCAGATCGATGCTTGGCGGATGCTGATGAGTTTGGATATGGACAAAGGTGAATTTGATCAAGCCATTGCACATGGTGGGGAAGCGTTACACTATGTGGCCAATAATGCGACCATACTCTATTTTACGAGTATGGCCTATTTGATGAAAAAAGACATGGAAAATAGCCGAAAGTTTATGGAGGCTGCACTTAATAATGCACAGGATGAATCGCCTTTTCTACAAGCAAATATTTATGGGGGATTAGGTGATATTTATAATTCACTTCAGATGTATAAAGCCTCTGACGCGGCTTACATCGAAGCTATTCGATTGGATAGTACAAATGTGACGGCGATGAACAATTTAGCATACTATTTGTCGTTAAGAAAAGAACGACTTGATGAAGCTACAAAGTATGCCGAAATGGCGACGAAATTGCAGCCCAATAATGGAACTTTTGAAGATACCTATGCTTGGGTACTTTTTGCAAATGGAAAATATGATGACGCACTAGTATGGATTCAAAAAGCGTTAAAAAATACAAATCCGCAAACGGCGGTATTACTGGAACACTATGGCGACATTTTGATTAAGTTAGGGAAAACAACGGATGCCGTTAAGCAGTGGAACCTCGCTTTAGAAAAGGGAGCTGATACGGAGGAGGGTAAGCTGAAATTGAAAAAGAAGATTGAGACTAAAAGCTATGTGGAATAA
- a CDS encoding DUF4292 domain-containing protein — protein sequence MWNKIVWVSAVVLLLSSCSSKKKLLKGADLKAENELTIKDNTREAKKNSLRDLFLTNLNYSTFSGKAKMRLDLGKDNYDVTSTIRIEKDKRIWISISATLGIEVARVLITPDSVQILNKFQSEYMVKPFDYLYRFASPDLTFGNLQDLLLANLSVNLLSDIDQVNFKQDSMSVQLDGKLNELDFLYKLNNNNRPYQFRLAQLSKKQLLEANYGEYAMASGQEFPMLLKMIISDGRQEIKTEINFNKVTFNEPVEMPFSVSSRYKVIR from the coding sequence ATGTGGAATAAAATTGTTTGGGTTAGTGCTGTTGTGTTGCTGCTTTCTTCTTGTAGTTCTAAGAAGAAACTACTAAAAGGTGCTGACCTTAAAGCTGAAAACGAGTTGACCATAAAAGATAATACAAGGGAGGCGAAAAAGAATAGCTTACGTGATCTTTTTTTGACCAATTTGAATTATTCTACTTTTTCTGGAAAAGCGAAGATGCGTCTCGATCTTGGGAAGGACAATTATGATGTCACTTCTACTATTCGAATAGAGAAAGATAAAAGGATCTGGATTTCCATTTCTGCTACACTGGGTATAGAGGTTGCCCGGGTATTGATCACTCCAGACAGTGTACAAATCTTAAATAAGTTTCAGAGCGAATATATGGTTAAGCCATTTGACTACCTATATCGTTTTGCCAGTCCGGATTTAACTTTCGGAAATCTACAGGATTTGTTGCTAGCCAATCTTTCGGTGAATCTATTGTCCGATATTGATCAGGTTAATTTTAAACAGGACTCGATGTCTGTCCAGTTGGATGGCAAACTGAATGAACTAGATTTTTTATATAAGTTAAATAATAACAATAGGCCTTATCAGTTTAGATTAGCGCAACTTTCAAAAAAACAATTGCTGGAGGCCAATTACGGTGAATATGCCATGGCCTCTGGACAAGAATTTCCGATGCTTTTAAAAATGATCATTTCTGATGGTCGTCAAGAGATAAAAACAGAGATAAATTTTAACAAAGTGACTTTTAATGAACCAGTCGAAATGCCTTTTTCAGTATCGTCACGTTACAAAGTAATCCGATGA
- a CDS encoding murein hydrolase activator EnvC: MNFKKTILGIAAFLFMIGISSAQTRAELEKQREKLNREIAELQNTVKEIAKEKSLTQQQVTALSKQINLREQKINTITSEVAVINKHINANTAAVNKLKAELEKMKRDYEKMVMFAFRNRNAYNKLMFIFASKDFNQGFRRVKYLQQFNDSRKLKAADIENTKKQIEQKIAQLQADRNKQVALMKEQENEKKTISQQRSVYSGQLSELIVTERGVKKDITQKQKEERRINAAIKEIIRREIEAERRRAEAARRAAEAAAERNRKANESTSTTKGKNNTKTSTSKMSESEVLRSTPEAVKLSNDFRSNRGSLPWPVSNAKIMQDFGGESVGRNVNVEHISVKIQTSSGAAVKAVFAGEVSSVLTMYGQRIIMIKHGEYYTVYNNMGSVSVSKGQKVSTGQTIGTADVDSDTGVPMVDFSVYQGSTPLNPMSWLAR; the protein is encoded by the coding sequence ATGAACTTTAAAAAGACAATACTTGGTATAGCAGCTTTCCTATTCATGATTGGGATTTCATCGGCGCAGACTAGGGCTGAACTTGAAAAACAGCGTGAGAAACTCAATCGTGAAATTGCTGAATTACAGAATACGGTCAAAGAGATTGCAAAGGAAAAATCACTTACTCAACAACAAGTGACAGCATTGAGTAAGCAGATTAATTTGCGCGAGCAGAAGATAAATACCATTACTTCGGAAGTAGCTGTAATTAACAAACATATCAATGCCAATACCGCTGCCGTAAATAAGTTAAAGGCCGAATTGGAGAAGATGAAACGTGACTATGAGAAGATGGTGATGTTTGCGTTCAGAAACCGGAATGCCTATAATAAATTGATGTTTATTTTTGCATCCAAGGATTTTAATCAGGGGTTCCGACGGGTTAAGTACTTACAACAGTTTAACGATTCTAGAAAGCTGAAAGCTGCCGATATCGAAAATACAAAGAAACAGATTGAACAAAAAATTGCTCAATTGCAGGCGGACCGAAACAAACAGGTTGCCTTGATGAAAGAGCAGGAAAATGAGAAAAAAACCATATCTCAACAGCGATCTGTTTATTCTGGACAATTGAGTGAATTGATTGTTACAGAGCGCGGCGTGAAGAAAGATATTACCCAAAAGCAAAAAGAGGAGCGTCGTATTAATGCGGCCATCAAGGAGATCATTAGAAGAGAAATTGAGGCTGAACGTCGACGAGCTGAGGCGGCGCGTCGTGCTGCGGAAGCTGCTGCTGAACGGAATCGCAAAGCGAATGAGTCCACATCAACTACAAAGGGTAAGAACAATACAAAAACGAGTACTTCGAAGATGTCAGAATCTGAGGTGCTCCGTAGTACACCAGAAGCAGTTAAACTTTCAAATGACTTCAGATCTAACCGCGGTAGTTTACCTTGGCCTGTTTCCAATGCGAAGATCATGCAAGATTTTGGAGGGGAAAGTGTCGGAAGAAATGTCAATGTGGAACATATATCCGTGAAAATACAAACTTCTAGTGGTGCGGCTGTGAAAGCTGTTTTCGCAGGAGAGGTAAGTAGTGTTTTAACAATGTATGGTCAACGTATCATAATGATTAAACATGGTGAGTACTATACTGTCTACAATAATATGGGAAGTGTAAGTGTTTCTAAAGGGCAAAAAGTAAGCACGGGTCAAACTATAGGAACGGCGGATGTGGACTCCGATACAGGTGTGCCAATGGTTGACTTCTCTGTTTATCAAGGGTCAACACCACTGAATCCGATGTCATGGTTGGCGAGATAA